One genomic window of Gossypium hirsutum isolate 1008001.06 chromosome D11, Gossypium_hirsutum_v2.1, whole genome shotgun sequence includes the following:
- the LOC107896717 gene encoding uncharacterized protein isoform X1, with product MASSSLSLFLLLLYYFFFSSCASQAISQFKGFIIAGIDLGSPALDVNPAPLYGHSSVHGSKDVLSCDRIRVSGHSRLKLRSYASSVRVTLAPSVLIPERLHSKIHVCFHRNASLGLCKCEHENWKTVEKGIWLSVMSPYDDRFIDVKFMGDVSGSVTIALEEDFQQWRLVFLALGFVLLLLAPFASKWVPFYYSSSMAVGIILVIIILLFQGMKLLPTGRKNIFYLGIYVPVLGAGSFLLHHFSGLVNSILVNFGLSEEMHNPVAIFVLVVIILLGAALGYWMVRKFVISNDGSVDVGVAQFVKWAMRIIAATFIFQSTLDTRLAVVVLASSAICSLITSTRRNTHMNQPRSWDEGPWVHRSRPGIINQGRAEFFDRSPRMYRNRTLWNGHTPLTSLTWNKFPARGGICDQNYYSSFHKTRNRKKFTKQEWKDFTRESTQHAIADLAATPEFTDWMIEHADRIKLLPCDSSEESVGSKSNSSDYDEEGSSSRFRLFNL from the exons ATGGCTTCCTCTTCTCTCAGcctcttcttattattattatattattttttcttttcatcatgTGCTTCTCAAGCAATCTCACAATTTAAAG GTTTTATAATTGCAGGCATTGACTTAGGAAGTCCAGCACTAGATGTTAACCCAGCTCCCCTTTATGGGCACTCATCTGTCCATGGTTCAAAAGATGTTTTATCATGTGACCGAATTCGAGTTTCTGGTCACTCAAGATTGAAACTTAGGAGTTATGCCAGTTCCGTTCGAGTTACTTTAGCTCCATCTGTCCTAATACCAGAAAGATTACACAGCAAAATACATGTTTGCTTTCATCG GAATGCTTCACTTGGATTATGCAAGTGTGAGCATGAAAATTGGAAGACAGTGGAAAAGGGTATATGGCTCTCTGTCATGTCACCTTATGATGATAGATTTATAGATGTGAAGTTTATGGGTGATGTGTCTGGCTCTGTCACAATTGCTCTTGAAGAAG ATTTTCAGCAATGGCGGCTTGTGTTTCTAGCTTTAGGATTTGTTTTGTTGCTGTTGGCACCATTTGCCAGCAAGTGGGTTCCTTTTTACTACAGTAGTTCAATGGCTGTTGGAATTATTCTTGTCATTATAATCCTTCTCTTCCAG ggaatgaaattgttgccaacaGGGAGGAAAAATATCTTCTATCTTGGTATATATGTCCCAGTG CTTGGAGCTGGATCTTTTCTTTTACATCATTTCTCTGGGTTGGTAAATTCGATTCTTGTCAATTTTGGGCTTAGTGAAGAGATGCATAACCCA GTTGCTATATTTGTTTTGGTTGTAATTATCCTATTAGGAGCTGCATTGGGGTACTGGATGGTAAGAAAATTCGTGATCTCAAATGATGGAAGCGTTGATGTTGGTGTGGCCCAGTTTGTAAAATGGGCCATGCGTATCATTGCAGCTACATTTATTTTCCAG AGCACTCTAGATACTCGGCTGGCAGTGGTGGTATTGGCTTCTTCTGCTATCTGTTCTCTCATCACATCAACTAGAAGGAATACTCACAT GAACCAACCACGGTCTTGGGATGAGGGTCCTTGGGTGCACCGGTCAAGGCCGGGAATAATAAACCAAGGCCGTGCTGAATTTTTTGATAGGTCTCCAAGAATGTATCGTAATAGGACATTGTGGAATGGACATACTCCACTGACTTCACTAACATGGAATAAATTTCCTGCAAGAG GCGGCATATGTGATCAAAATTACTATTCTAGCTTTCACAAGACACGTAACCGAAAGAAATTCACGAAACAAGAGTGGAAAGATTTCACTCGCGAGTCTACCCAGCACGCCATTGCAGATTTGGCAGCAACCCCAGAGTTCACTGATTGGATGATTGAACATGCTGACAGGATTAAACTCCTTCCGTGTGATAGTTCAGAAGAATCAGTTGGAAGCAAATCAAATTCGTCCGATTATGATGAAGAAGGTAGCTCCAGCCGGTTCAGATTATTTAACTTGTAG
- the LOC107896717 gene encoding uncharacterized protein isoform X2, which translates to MASSSLSLFLLLLYYFFFSSCASQAISQFKGIDLGSPALDVNPAPLYGHSSVHGSKDVLSCDRIRVSGHSRLKLRSYASSVRVTLAPSVLIPERLHSKIHVCFHRNASLGLCKCEHENWKTVEKGIWLSVMSPYDDRFIDVKFMGDVSGSVTIALEEDFQQWRLVFLALGFVLLLLAPFASKWVPFYYSSSMAVGIILVIIILLFQGMKLLPTGRKNIFYLGIYVPVLGAGSFLLHHFSGLVNSILVNFGLSEEMHNPVAIFVLVVIILLGAALGYWMVRKFVISNDGSVDVGVAQFVKWAMRIIAATFIFQSTLDTRLAVVVLASSAICSLITSTRRNTHMNQPRSWDEGPWVHRSRPGIINQGRAEFFDRSPRMYRNRTLWNGHTPLTSLTWNKFPARGGICDQNYYSSFHKTRNRKKFTKQEWKDFTRESTQHAIADLAATPEFTDWMIEHADRIKLLPCDSSEESVGSKSNSSDYDEEGSSSRFRLFNL; encoded by the exons ATGGCTTCCTCTTCTCTCAGcctcttcttattattattatattattttttcttttcatcatgTGCTTCTCAAGCAATCTCACAATTTAAAG GCATTGACTTAGGAAGTCCAGCACTAGATGTTAACCCAGCTCCCCTTTATGGGCACTCATCTGTCCATGGTTCAAAAGATGTTTTATCATGTGACCGAATTCGAGTTTCTGGTCACTCAAGATTGAAACTTAGGAGTTATGCCAGTTCCGTTCGAGTTACTTTAGCTCCATCTGTCCTAATACCAGAAAGATTACACAGCAAAATACATGTTTGCTTTCATCG GAATGCTTCACTTGGATTATGCAAGTGTGAGCATGAAAATTGGAAGACAGTGGAAAAGGGTATATGGCTCTCTGTCATGTCACCTTATGATGATAGATTTATAGATGTGAAGTTTATGGGTGATGTGTCTGGCTCTGTCACAATTGCTCTTGAAGAAG ATTTTCAGCAATGGCGGCTTGTGTTTCTAGCTTTAGGATTTGTTTTGTTGCTGTTGGCACCATTTGCCAGCAAGTGGGTTCCTTTTTACTACAGTAGTTCAATGGCTGTTGGAATTATTCTTGTCATTATAATCCTTCTCTTCCAG ggaatgaaattgttgccaacaGGGAGGAAAAATATCTTCTATCTTGGTATATATGTCCCAGTG CTTGGAGCTGGATCTTTTCTTTTACATCATTTCTCTGGGTTGGTAAATTCGATTCTTGTCAATTTTGGGCTTAGTGAAGAGATGCATAACCCA GTTGCTATATTTGTTTTGGTTGTAATTATCCTATTAGGAGCTGCATTGGGGTACTGGATGGTAAGAAAATTCGTGATCTCAAATGATGGAAGCGTTGATGTTGGTGTGGCCCAGTTTGTAAAATGGGCCATGCGTATCATTGCAGCTACATTTATTTTCCAG AGCACTCTAGATACTCGGCTGGCAGTGGTGGTATTGGCTTCTTCTGCTATCTGTTCTCTCATCACATCAACTAGAAGGAATACTCACAT GAACCAACCACGGTCTTGGGATGAGGGTCCTTGGGTGCACCGGTCAAGGCCGGGAATAATAAACCAAGGCCGTGCTGAATTTTTTGATAGGTCTCCAAGAATGTATCGTAATAGGACATTGTGGAATGGACATACTCCACTGACTTCACTAACATGGAATAAATTTCCTGCAAGAG GCGGCATATGTGATCAAAATTACTATTCTAGCTTTCACAAGACACGTAACCGAAAGAAATTCACGAAACAAGAGTGGAAAGATTTCACTCGCGAGTCTACCCAGCACGCCATTGCAGATTTGGCAGCAACCCCAGAGTTCACTGATTGGATGATTGAACATGCTGACAGGATTAAACTCCTTCCGTGTGATAGTTCAGAAGAATCAGTTGGAAGCAAATCAAATTCGTCCGATTATGATGAAGAAGGTAGCTCCAGCCGGTTCAGATTATTTAACTTGTAG